In the Fusarium oxysporum f. sp. lycopersici 4287 chromosome 9, whole genome shotgun sequence genome, one interval contains:
- a CDS encoding hexaprenyl pyrophosphate synthase, mitochondrial — protein sequence MLRPGASVVRGTMNRQALWTRTSAAAPACALCRQLTVSRSPSRIHSASLHTSPRRDSAWGAAVQVASNVVSNVVKKASKDAMHVDPLRTVAKEMKFLTGNIRKLLGSGHPSLDRAAKYYTQAEGKHVRPLIVLLMSRATYLCPKTPPTAPIVTYRGVDTSISPAQILADVNPSAQPLSSLEQEVPDANSDILPSQRRLAEITELIHTASLLHDDVIDHSISRRGSPSANLEFGNKMAVLAGDFLLGRASVALARLRNPEVVELLATVIANLVEGEFMQLKNTERDERNPKWSEETVTYYLQKTYLKTASLISKSCRAAALLGNTDAVTVDAAYSYGRNLGLAFQLVDDLLDYTQSGSDLGKPAGADLELGLATAPLLFAWKQMPELGALVGRKFAQEGDVQRARELVLQSDGIEQTRALAQEYVDKAIASIAEFPESEAKDGLIEMAHKSLKRQK from the exons ATGCTCCGTCCGGGGGCCTCGGTGGTGCGCGGCACTATGAACAGACAGGCCTTGTGGACGAGGACAAGCGCTGCTGCTCCGGCTTGCGCTCTGTGCAGACAATTGACCGTCAGTCGATCTCCCTCGAGGATACACAGCGCTTCGTTGCATACTAGTCCTCGAAGGGACTCAGCCTGGGGTGCGGCTGTTCAAGTCGCTTCCAACGTCGTAAGCAATGTCGTCAAGAAGGCTTCCAAAGATGCAATGCATGTCGATCCTCTACGGACTGTCGCCAAAGAGATGAAGTTCCTCACGGGCAACATTCGAAAACTCCTCGGATCTGGTCATCCTTCGCTTGACCGTGCTGCCAAATATTATACCCAGGCTGAGGGCAAGCATGTCAGACCATTGATCGTTCTCCTCATGAGCAGAGCTACATATCTCTGCCCAAAGACTCCTCCTACGGCTCCTATAGTTACTTACCGTGGCGTCGACACTTCGATATCGCCAGCTCAGATCCTCGCCGATGTGAACCCCTCTGCTCAGCCTCTATCATCTCTCGAACAAGAAGTCCCCGATGCAAACTCCGATATTCTTCCCAGCCAGCGACGGCTTGCCGAAATCACGGAGCTGATCCACACGGCTTCTCTCCTTCACGACGACGTTATCGATCACTCTATTTCTCGACGTGGCTCGCCCTCGGCAAATTTGGAGTTTGGCAACAAGATGGCTGTTCTGGCTGGTGATTTCTTGCTAGGCAGGGCATCTGTTGCGCTGGCTCGTCTTCGAAACCCAGAGGTTGTCGAGCTGCTGGCTACTGTTATTGCTAACCTCGTGGAGGGCGAGTTCATGCAGCTTAAGAACACGGAGCGGGACGAGAGGAATCCCAAGTGGTCGGAGGAGACTGTCACATACTACCTGCAAAAGACGTACCTCAAGACTGCATCGCTTATCTCAAAGTCTTGCCGAGCTGCCGCTTTGCTGGGTAACACGGATGCTGTGACAGTCGATGCTGCTTACTCGTATGGACGAAACCTGGGATTGGCTTTCCAGTTGGTAGACGACCTTTTGGATTATACACAGAGCGGATCGGATCTGGGTAAGCCTGCGGGGGCAGATTTGGAGCTGGGACTCGCGACGGCACCACTGCTATTTGCTTGGAAGCAGATGCCGGAACTCGGAGCCCTCGTTGGCCGCAAGTTTGCCCAGGAGGGTGACGTACAAAGG GCACGTGAGTTGGTTCTTCAGAGCGACGGTATTGAGCAGACGAGGGCTCTCGCGCAAGAATACGTGGATAAAGCTATTGCCTCGATTGCGGAATTCCCCGAGAGTGAGGCTAAGGACGGATTGATTGAGATGGCGCATAAGTCGCTCAAGCGACAGAAGTAA
- a CDS encoding hypothetical protein (At least one base has a quality score < 10), which yields MSVIGPISQALSQYPRDRSRSATPTNLTLFDVFRTLTAPSTASFIPSQFWTRELLQLAHSEPAVWHATLALGALHQRHELFWQGHGYHSGEKLWSQANENYGRAITCARDVKDPTQLLALSLALLSVTNMMGRWTWFRDVGCRRDIDEVDLMAMTFSDSSAPYPYKLAPRTVWIDEYMKTAEIESYGQAGTALFGMMRRLMMLSETTVAGDEEGAAKDLAMLHLTMKDLSSWEYKMAQFEKKHPNPHDENRRRGAFGPETRWDRFLGHYERILTLAETLWSNTPPSQVQSPLSLESGFIVPAFMDAQRCRHPWLRRRAISFLYKIKRQEGMWHSDGAAAVGQRIMEIEGQKYFDSDLASPLEAMEDVPWEAWAETEDIPARTSWAGIERVPEMMRMRETLVMVDAVEKRVELSLIMSSGDDIGSFGEVKSETVVFG from the exons ATGTCAGTGATTGGACCGATCTCACAAGCTTTATCTCAGTATCCACGGGATAGAAGTCGTTCAGCGACACCGACAAATCTAACGCTGTTCGATGTATTTCGTACATTAACTGCTCCGTCGACTGCATCGTTTATACCATCGCAATTCTGGACAAGGGAGTTACTCCAGCTGGCGCATTCTGAACCAGCAGTATGGCACGCTACCCTTGCTCTGGGGGCGCTTCATCAACGACATGAGCTGTTCTGGCAAGGTCATGGGTATCACAGCGGTGAGAAACTATGGTCGCAGGCAAATGAGAACTATGGCCGTGCGATAACGTGTGCTCGAGATGTGAAGGATCCAACACAACTGCTTGCATTGAGTCTTGCGCTTTTATCAGTTACAAACATGATGGGTCGATG GACATGGTTCCGAGACGTCGGGTGCCGCAGAGATATTGACGAGGTGGACTTGATGGCCATGACATTCTCTGATTCATCAGCGCCGTATCCTTATAAGCTGGCGCCGAGAACGGTGTGGATTGATGAGTACATGAAGACCGCGGAGATAGAGAGCTATGGACAAGCTGGTACGGCGTTGTTTGgaatgatgagaagactcATGATGTTGTCTGAGACGACGGTagcaggagatgaagagggtgCAGCAAAAGACCTCGCGATGCTGCATCTCACAATGAAGGATCTTAGCTCTTGGGAGTACAAGATGGCCCAgttcgagaagaagcatcCGAACCCCCACGACGAAAACAGGCGCC GGGGCGCTTTCGGCCCAGAAACACGATGGGACAGATTCCTAGGCCACTACGAACGCATCCTCACACTCGCAGAAACACTCTGGTCCAACACACCACCATCCCAAGTCCAATCCCCCCTCTCCCTAGAATCAGGCTTCATCGTTCCCGCCTTCATGGACGCCCAGCGCTGTCGCCATCCGTGGCTCCGACGCCGCGCAATTAGTTTTCTCTACAAGATCAAGCGACAAGAAGGGATGTGGCACAGCGACGGTGCAGCAGCAGTGGGCCAACGAATAATGGAAATTGAAGGACAGAAGTACTTTGATAGCGATTTAGCTTCTCCGTTAGAAGCTATGGAAGATGTTCCTTGGGAGGCGTGGGCGGAGACGGAGGATATTCCTGCGAGGACGAGCTGGGCGGGTATAGAGAGGGTTcctgagatgatgagaatgagagagACGTTGGTTATGGTGGATGCAGTTGAGAAGAGGGTTGAGTTATCGCTTATAATGAGTTCAGGCGATGATATCGGGAGTTTTGGAGAAGTGAAATCCGAGACTGTGGTGTTTGGATAA
- a CDS encoding glucose N-acetyltransferase 1: MGVASTLMSRFCRILPPVTIVTICFYFLIKLSPFSNAVVPDPGRWKNHALDVVEEEEGYTSTFDTTAVPTPHQTSVAYIEDLENKGEIGDFVDDDEVLPFVNIEDEEDLQEMSGGKYENETVDDGGGWSRFAYIQYVTNEDYLCNSVMIFEALHRLGSKADRLLMYPQEMLDPEAAYSSSHGGKLLIRARDEYNVTLQPIEIQHRDGQDETWADSFTKLLAFNQTQYERVLSLDSDSTVLQHMDELFELPPCPVAMPRAYWLYNDNPPKKILSSQIMLIQPDEVEFERIVQKMNSIGPNDYDMEIVNSLYLDSALVLPHRKYDMLTAEFRAKDHSAYLGSEREQWDPNAVLNEAKFVHFSDWPVPKPWINDPEVRLQNQPDCATNETTCAEREIWNGLYTDFKDNRERVCESFGTQKWIHWKRMERRTM, encoded by the exons ATGGGTGTAGCGTCAACACTCATGTCGCGATTCTGCAGGATCTTACCACCCGTCACCATCGTCACGATATGCTTCTACTTCCTCATTAAGCTCTCCCCCTTTTCCAACGCAGTTGTACCCGATCCTGGGAGATGGAAGAATCACGCCttggatgttgttgaagaagaagaaggttatACCTCGACATTCGACACGACTGCCGTCCCAACGCCTCATCAAACCTCAGTAGCGTATatcgaagatcttgaaaaTAAGGGCGAGATTGGAGactttgttgatgacgatgaggttCTTCCTTTTGTTAAcattgaagatgaggaggatcTTCAGGAGATGAGTGGTGGGAAGTATGAAAACGAGAccgttgatgatggtggcgGCTGGTCTAGATTCGCTTACATTCAGTATGTGACAAATGAGGACTACCTTTGCAACTCGGTCATGATATTTGAGGCGTTGCATCGGTTGGGAAGCAAGGCGGATAGACTCTTGATGTATCCGCAGGAGATGCTTGACCCAGAGGCCGCGTACTCAAGCTCGCATGGTGGAAAGCTTCTAATCAGGGCAAGAGATGAGTATAATGTCACTCTTCAACCTATTGAGATCCAGCACCGCGATGGACAAGACG AAACATGGGCAGATTCCTTCACCAAACTCCTCGCCTTCAACCAAACCCAATATGAGCGCGTCCTCTCCCTCGACTCAGACAGCACGGTCCTCCAACACATGGACGAACTCTTCGAACTCCCCCCCTGTCCCGTCGCAATGCCCCGCGCATACTGGCTCTACAACGACAATCCACCCAAGAAGATCCTCTCCTCCCAAATAATGCTAATCCAACCCGACGAGGTTGAATTCGAGCGCATCGTCCAAAAGATGAACAGCATAGGGCCAAACGACTACGACATGGAGATTGTTAACAGTCTATATCTCGACAGCGCTCTGGTCTTGCCTCACAGGAAATACGATATGCTCACGGCGGAGTTTAGAGCCAAAGACCATTCAGCGTATCTTGGTAGTGAGAGGGAGCAGTGGGATCCGAATGCTGTGCTGAACGAGGCCAAGTTTGTGCATTTTTCGGACTGGCCTGTTCCCAAGCCGTGGATTAATGATCCCGAAGTGAGACTGCAGAATCAGCCGGATTGTGCTACGAATGAGACGACCTGTGCGGAGAGGGAGATCTGGAATGGGCTTTATACGGACTTCAAGGATAACAGAGAG AGAGTTTGTGAGTCGTTTGGAACGCAGAAATGGATACATTGGAAGAGAATGGAGAGGAGGACTATGTGA